Part of the Triticum aestivum cultivar Chinese Spring chromosome 4D, IWGSC CS RefSeq v2.1, whole genome shotgun sequence genome is shown below.
tttagggtttgtctGGTTATATAGCGGGTAGATTAGTTTAGGGGCTATTCAGGCCCTCCGATTATAATCGGACGGTCCGAGAATAAATAGGTTAGAgagcccaattaagaaaacggagatgttttgtagatgtttggggatgatctgtatgcaacggtgatgactgaacggttcgggttcgggacagttTCGGAAGCGCACACGAGGGGctcggtggttgtgcagagagggtcaaacggtcagacaagagagaATCGAAAAACCGGTTAGGCTCAGAATGGTCAACGaacgcaaggggggacgcggcaactacgagcggatgcaagtttgaaaaacaatgacggcaacagagtgccgatgcaatgcgaatgatgcgatgatgaatgcaacacacaaataaaacacacgcAGTAGGCTGagactttcttttctttttcgagaaaacgcaaagcGATTTTGCGTTTCATTGCATTGAAAAGGTGGGAAAGTACATGCCTCCTAGGAGGTTATATTTACAGGGTCCTAGCTCCTCCGATCAGTGGACATCCCAGGAGGCGGGCAAGACTACTTGCAGCCCCTATGCCCCAGCTTGTGCCCAACAATTGGCCTCGTCTTTAATCCTATCAACTAGCGCATCTATCGATGGTCTTGCATTGTCAAAGACGCACTCGTTCCTCTGTTTCCAGATCATCCAGGGAACGAGCAGTGTGATCGATTGCAGAGCTTTGTGCAGCGTTGGAGGGGTTTGCGCCTTCGCCCGCAGCCACCAGTCCATCAAGGTGGTGTCATTGGCCGGCGTTTGGGCAGGGATGTGCGTCCAGTCTAGGGTGCGGTGCCAGATCTGCTTAGCAAACGGGCATGTCAGTAGCAGGTGTTGGATGGTCTCCGGGTCTTGATCGCAGAGGAGGCACCTAGGGTGGTGCTACAGGCCGCGGCTGGCAAGTCTTGTCGCCGTCCAACATCGGTCCTGGTAGGCAAGCCAGTGGAAGAATTTGACGCGGGGTGGCGCCCAACTCTTCCAAATCAGCTTCCACGAGTGGCGGCATGTAGATCCCTGGAAGGTGGCTGCATAGCAAGATTGGGTCGAATATGTAGCGCTTGTTGTCCATCTCCAAAGCAGTCGGTCAGTTTCTTCCGATAGGGTGAAGTGCTGTATCGCCTGCCATAGCATCAGGTATTGGCCAATCTCGTGTATCCCGATGGTTCCTTGGATGTCTCGGGCCCAAGTGTTCCCGTTGAGTCCATCGGCCACTGTTCGTGTCTTGCGTCGCTGCTTGGGTATGCATTGGTATAGCAGGGGGCAATCTCGCGGACAGATTGGCCGCTGATCCATCGGTCGTCCTAGAAGAGTGTTGTCCGGCCATCGCCGAGCATCATAGTAGTGGATGCAAAGAACAGTGCACGCTCCTCCTTGGAGAACTGGAGATCAAGGCCTTGCCACGCGCGGTCCGTGTCCGTGCGGGCGAGCCACATCCATCGCAGCCGTAGTGCAAGGCCTGCGCGCTCCAGGTCTCGGATCCCAAGGCCACCATATTCCACGGGGCGGCAGGCGCGGCACCAATTGACATGACAGTTTCCTCCGTTGGCGACTGCGCGGCCGGCCCACAAAAAGCCCCGCTGGATTTTCTCGAGCTGCTTTAGTGTCTTCTTGGGCGGGGCAAAGGCGAGCAGCTGGTGGACTGGGATAGCACTCAGCACCGACTTGACTAGTGCGAGCCTTCCGGCTTTGTTCATGAGCCAAGCTTTCCATGTCATACTTTGTTTTCTTGCTGGGCCTGTGATCCGTTTCACTGGGAAAGCAACAAACATGAGTAACGCATATAGTTGCATGAGTCTGAAGAGCAGGAGGGAGGGCATGTTACTTGTTTGATGTTTCTTCGTTTGGTGGCAGCGAGCCGGCAGTGTCGTTGAGGCCATTCTAGAGGTCAATGGCCAGTTGTATGTAAGACGATATGTGGTATTGCAGGAATGCAAGTGAAAAGCAGACCAACACCGTGATTACCTCTAATTCGTTGACACATTTAGGTGCTGGACTGCTACCATCGCCGCTCTCTGAATGAGGCCCTTTTTTGTCGCGGTCAAGGAGGCGAGCTGATTCTGAAAGGATTCTGCACAATCATATGATGACCAATCCGCCGAGTTGGAATCGTCTATTGTAACTATGCCCATGGTCACCAGATAGGCCAAAGCAACAGAACTTGTTGATTCAATAGCATCGCCGGCAAGCTGAGTTGATTCTCCAAAGAACACCTATTGGGTTGGCAACATGCTTTTGCTGTGGGGCTGGAGATTGATTTTCACTGATGCCATTCCTGTGGTGTCATCATCATCAGTAAGTTTGAATGCATGAATTGTACCACCGATCCGCTTGATAGCTTCTTCGAGCATATACCTTCTGCTAATGGTAACACAGATGGCAGAGAGCTACATTCATTGAAAAGGTAAAAAAATCTATCAGGTCGATTGGACATGTTAGCATCAAGAATTTTCAGACATATGCATGGCTTAGTCGCAACCTGTGGAAGCCCCTTGACTATTAAATCATCATCATCCATCAAGCTGACAGTGCCCGCAGGCCGGGGCTAAATAAATTTTGAGTGGCATGGAAATAAATCACAGGTTAAAACTATTCAGAGCAATCACAGATACTTACGTAAGTAAAACTGTAGAAGCGTGATAGTAAAGGCAGAATGCTGAGATAAACCTAGAAGCATAAGAATGCAATCCGACACATGATTCAAATATAGCAGTGCGCAGCGAAACAAATAAACAAAGTATGAAGTTCTAGTAGCAGATCTGGCATAACCGAGAGTGACATGGTTCGATAGGACATATTACATCATCAGGTTCACACTTACATACAGACCATTAAGGCCTAGTAGATAGATTCAGAAGAACCAATTGTGCCATGGTTTGATAGACACATACTACATAGGACACATACTACTAAATATGCAACTGTTTTCAGCACATGGAAGTTATTTATGAAAAATACAACACAGTTGCAATAGGATCCAATAAATAGCAAGCTAGAATAAACTTCAAAAGAGGACAGCGGTAAACAACATGGGACATTTTTTTACCAATATGCTGCCGAGTAGAAAGGTGAGGCGGACATAGCAATAGCGCACCAAACTATAATCTATTTCTTTCTGTAGTATAATGATGGAAAATACCTTTACTGTAAGGCAACACCTGCATAGACAAAATACAGAGTTGGAACCGTTTTGAACCAAACTGATGGATCCAACTTATCAAACAGTATTTTACAAAACCAGGCAGAAAATAAAGAGACCAACTGATGGAAAACCATTTTGCATTTTTGAGACTTCACAACAGTTGGGCGCATCATTAATTCATAAAACAGAAGAAACAAACTCAACAGAATAGTTCATGACATAATAGAACTATCAGCAGCAAGTTACAAACAATTGACTAATGACTCCACCGTAGAGATATATGGTTCCGCCATTGCATGAACAAACAGAATTGAAGTCCCTACATGTTATAAGGTAGAGCCAAGCTTTGAACATGAACACAATCATATTAACAAATAAAGCTAAAGTTCCTGAACACCATCTGACAAAACTAAGCTTTGAACAGGAATGCTTCTCCAATTTCAATCTCAAATGAGAAGAAAAACTGAGAATCAACACATATTTTTAACATAGAAACTTAAATCTAAATAAGTTTTAACAGTTAGGATATTATTAAAGCATGTACTGTTTATTTGAAATAATTAGCCAAATTAAATTCAAGGAGTAATCTTACTCAATAAAGTTGTCATATTCGACTGCTTTGCTCATGTCCCAATCCTGTCGAATTTAGACACGAGTGAGTCTAGCACAGTTGGAGAAACTGAATTACCCATACTGAGAAGAGCAGCGCCCGTCTCTGATTTATCAATTTTACCACTTCGGTCACGGTCAAACCTCTCAAATATAGACTGCACAAAAACAATAAGAAATGGACATGCAAGGTTAATAAGTACTTGATTAGATCAGATGATTAGTCCCCAAAGTAAAGGAAACTTGAAGCAATAGCCACTCACCCTCCGTAAACCATGAGTTCTTGCTTCCCCGACATCGTAAATTGCTTGAACAACCTAATAACAACAGATTAAGTACATCAACGAATGTTCTGAAGGACTCAAACAAACTGCTTGTTAGTACATGCATTAAGAATTTATGCAATTTGGTTCCATCAAATAAAGTATGTACCTGCACCTGTTTAGGATCTGAAGCATTGTTTGGGAGCATATTTTCGTTCTCATTTTTTTTTGTCATCCAAAGCGAATGAACTGCACTACCATAAAGAGGGTGTATTAATAGAATCTATCATGTCTATAATGGTAGAAACAAACCAAAACAGAGGCATCTAAGCAACAAAATAAAATGTTAAACCCAACTACACACTGATGCACTTGGTTCAGAAACAGAGGAAACAAAAATAGGTGCACAAAAAATGATAGTTCGGTAGATGATATATCAAAACTGAACTTTTGGCGATAGTTAAATAGTTAGGAGAAAAGCCTGCATTTCCTGTTGTTTATTTATCCACTTAAGTAAACGCTCTGCTCTTCTTCCATCTTAAATCAACCATCACTGCATGCCAATGCGCACCACTGCTTGATGAACTAATTGATTAGCAGTACAACACTTCAATTCAGTACATTATTTGGTTTCTGACATAAatgggaattaaaataaatcaaagaGAGAGACTAATCTTTCACGTGAGAAGAACCTCCTGTATTTGTAGCTTTCAGGTTTGCACATACACATCGGTACTTCTCTAGGTTATCTCACCATAAAGCGACAAAATTGCAAGGATATCTCCTTTTAAAGTGCTTAGTTGTTTAGCTTCAGCAAACTGATGAATATTATGAGCTTTCATGAGAAGTATAGTACAAACCATGATGCTTGCCTTACAGACCGTGATGCCTCCcggtgtgtaacaccccggatgtaacttttcatatttgtaactccaactcttgccattttcggctatgtgttatgatattccctccgtggtcgggtttttgtctttcgttttgcattttgttcttgtcatgcatctcataccatgtcatcatgtgcattgcatttgcatacgtgttcgtctcatgcatccgagcattttccccaaggtccgttttgcaatccggcgctcccatctcctccggcgcacccctcttgttttctttcgtgagcgggtgtctaacgttcttggaatggaccgaggcttgtcaagtggccttggtataccaccggtagaccaccggtcaagtttcgttacatttgaaggtcgtttggtactccaacggttaaccgggtaaccgcagatgccttctgtgtgttgcagcaaaaccccctctctaaacagcccaaaacccaccaaactctcttccatgctctaggtcgttcgatcacgatcgtgtgggcgaaaaccgcacctcatttggactctcctagctccctctagctatataaatgcatcccctcccgtatacattcgcagtccaaaccctacccTTCTTCCACCTTGCGCCCGGACAAAAtactccgccgccggacgtgtccgcgccaCCGTCCCCGACGAATCCCGCTGCGCCACgtggcccgccgccgcccgccgtcgccgcggcccgcggagcccaaggagggcccgcgcgagcccgcgcgcccgccgcctgtcctctcccgcgccggccccgcgccgccgcgcctctccgccgcctcgccgcaccgccgccgccgcgtgaGCCGCGGTGCCCCGCCACCGTTCGCCGCCGCCTCTCTGGCGCCACCGCCTCCCACCGTGCCCGCCAccttcttcctcccctccggccgccgccgacgcccttcctcctctcctccgccgcgcctcctcccgccGGAGAGCTCGAAGCTCGGCCccggccccgatccgatctggtttGAACTCGAGGTTGACTTTTGCCGAACCCTAAAAATATTCCAAGTCATTTTATTTTCCAGCATGTGCCcttgttcatagcatcataactctttgtatatagctccgtttcgcgcgtgtaatatatcgaattgttcgtctcgtgatgctctacattttgttcaattgcaccatgttctttagaggtcatcttgatgcccaaatctctagtgcaagagtgctacttgctgttatctgctgttacttagcagaacttgaagatttgttatttttgtatcatttaatctgtgcatcttttgggcattagctctacatgtgttttgcttcgtaatttctctaagtccttgtctgctgttattttgttgccatgtaaacttgatgctacagagatatccatgcatattttggagatgttcggtaaggatgttttgtagatattgttgtaattgatccattcctgcccttgtttgtaattatggagtgccgtagcatgactcaatcttgctctacttttgctataaaatatttctggcagattcttaacatgatgttcatttttgccaagcttgttgtagttgatccacacatgctatgcttttgctcttgccatggatagcttcttaaacatgtcatgttgctgtaggtatgcttgttttgtcatgcattgcattgtggtgagtgcatcaaactCACCAAGATgcctcatattattgtttctgccatgctctgttttctgctaagtctgaaacctattaacgaaacttgctacgtttacatggttgccatcatatcttctggtcctttttggcttatggtcagtaagggacttttgtcatatgcatttagtagaacactgtcatgccttgttttgccatgttaagttcctgtagcatgttgttttcgtgctctgaacattgctacctgatgctgttttctgccatgtccagtaatttcactaagtctgtgaacctgttatcttttgcacttttgccatgcttgtttgagcttgttatgttgtgatctagccatagctcagtgttcatcttttgtcaagcatcccctgtatattactgccatatgctttgctgCTACGTTGGAGTgccgtagcattgttacttgttgcattttaagtgctatcatgctgttaatcgcagattcgtgacattcttgttttgcttgccatttgcaaaccgtgcatccgtttccggtgatctttatatcgatttcgaccgaaatcatctcatctttccagtggcatgcttggtttgccaagttactgccttgttcatcattttccttccggagcacgcatatgcatcgcataccatatcttgcatatcattcatgaattgcatcatgttgcttgtgcatttcccgtgattgattgtggttccgttgcttgtgttcttgtcttgggtagagccgggagacgagttcgtgaacgaggaacctgttgagtacacttacgaggatcaagctttcgacaactctaagaaccttgcaggcaagatgaccacccctcgaaatcacttctatctttgctttgctagttgatcgctctattgccatgctgcgctacctatcacttgctatatcatgcctcccatattgccatgtcagcccctaaccatccttgcctagcaaaccgttgttttggctatgttaccgcttttgctcagcccttcttatagcgttgctagttgcaggtgaagttgaagttggttccatgttggaacatggatatgttgggatatcacaatatctcttattacttaatgcatctatatatttggtaaagggtggaaggctcggtcttatgcctggtgttttgttccactcttgccgccctagtttctgtcataccagtattatgttccttgagtttgcgttccttacgcggtcgggtgatttatgagacccccttgacagttcgccctgaataaaactcctccagcaaggcccaaccttggttttaccatttgccacctaagcctttttcccccgggttttctagagcccgagggtcatctttattttaaacccccgggccagtgttcctctgagtgctggtccaaactagagccctttgcaacgccaccttggggaaactcggggattggttttagttgtacggactgctcatccggtgtgccctgagaacgagatatgtgcagctcctatcgggatttgtcggcacattcgggcggctttgctggtcttgttttaccattgtcgaaatgtcttgtaaaccgggattccgagactgatcgggtctttccgggagaaggtttatccttcgttgaccctgagagcttatgatgggctaagttgggacacccctgcagggtattatctttcgaaagccgtgcccgcggttatgaggcagatgggaatttgttaatgtccgattgtagagaacctggtcattgctagatgacgtccgttctgttgcttctcttctcgctctcatttgcgcaagttagccaccatatatgcttttgtcgctgcagctccacctctttacaccatccttttcctataagcttaaatagtcttgatctcacgggtgtgagattgctgagtcctcgtgactcacagattctaccaaaacagttgcaggtgccgacgatgccagtgcagatgatggcgtcgatctcaagtgggagttcgacgaggaacgtggtcgttactatgtgtcttttcctgatgatcagtagtggagcccagttgggacgatcggggatctagcatttgcggttatcttattttcatttggatcttgaccgtagtcggtctatgtgtgtattttggatgatgtatgattatatttatgtattgtgtgaagtggcgattgtaagtcaactctttatcccattcttgttcattacatgggattgtgtgaagatgacccttcttgcgacaaaaccacaatgcggttatgcctctaagtcgtgcctcgacacgtgggagatatagccgcatcgtgggcgttacacggtGCCTGCAAGCTGCACACAGCCACATGTAAGATGGATTCATGGAACCAATCGCTGACAACAACCTGCAACAACAGGGCGAGACCGCACGTCAGACGGTGATGGAAGAAGTGGCGCTGGCTGAGCGCAGTCAGAAGAGGCAGATCGAAGAAGAGAGGAAAACACACAATTTTTGAAGAAAATGGACGAGTGCACCAGGAAGGACGACTGGATTGGAAGCTCACCTCGGCCACCTTCAAACCTGGCAATGGCCATCACATCCAGGCTGTAGATGAGGAGAGATCGACGGCGCCCTCGCTGCACAGCCGTCGCCGTCGGCTAGCACGGATCCGGGGGAGGCACGTCGACTTCGCCGTATACGTGCACCTCCTTCGTCCACCACTACGTGGGGATGGATGGCCGCCCACCTCCTTCGTTGTCGGGCTCAGGAACGGCAGAGGATCGCGCCAGCGAGCTGGATCCCGGCCGCCATGGCTGGATCTCGCCGCCTCGACTCGCGCGGGACACGTGCGAGggacaggaggaggaggctgaagcaAGTCGGCGACTGAGAGAAGAATACGTGGGGCGGGGAAGACCATCCTCACCCTTGTCTGTCCCCTAGCCATCCACGGCAAGCCATACAAGGCCAACCTTGTGAAATCCCTAAACTACCCTCGGCGGCCAACGAAAATTACAGGCGGTGGCACACCTCCCGCGCCCATAAGAACGAGCACTGGTTACGCCCGCCTCCACTGTCGCTGACAACTACGGCCCACTCTGACTTGGCCCCGCCTGTCATGGAGAGTGAGGGTGATAGAACGGGGGCAAAATTTCTGGCACTATTCATTGCTAGTCACATCAGTTCGATCCAACGGCCAGGATTGATCCATCAAAAAATCCGACGACTGGAAGTCTTTTGGACACTCAATCCGACGGTCCACATTGCAAGTGCCCTAAGAAGGCTCCATACATGCTCACAATGTAACAATGGGATTAGAAACTAATCAATTGTTGTGAGACAACAGTGTATGGTATGCGTAAGATTTCATGAATGCTAATGACATTACCACATGGATTAAAAATCAAGTAAAGCTGTATATCAAAACGGTATCTCCCCCAAATGTTTCATCTCAAGCTTACTATAACATAAAGGAATTCAATAATTAAAGATTCATAATCATAACAAAATAGTAAGAATTCAAGAACATTCATTATTCTATAGTGGTTCTCGAATGGCCACGATGCAAAACCAAAAGGACAAGCAAACCATAGTAGTTTGTATGAAAATGATTACCATCAGGAAAGAactatttttttgaaaaatttccCTTTGGAAGTACTGACATGCACTTTACTTATTAATCTGAAAAAACATGCACCTTACCGACATATGAAAAATTATGATACTGCAATAAAGCTCTACAGTTGAGTAGAAAATGACCAAAAAGGAGCCCTCCATGCGCCTACATGACCTTTTTAGAAATGTCACAAGCTGCTTTATAAAATGTTAAAAACAACTTACCTGGTAAGAGTACAAAATAGCATCTACTGTCTTATGAGCGTTTGGATTACAGAGCTCACCAACATATACATTCGACTCTACGGGTGTAGAGAATGAACTATATATACTGAAGATTCATTACACATGAACCAGAAGTAGAACCAGTACAACCGGTTCTTCTATCTGTATGTAACCATGCGTACGTCATTAAGCTCAATATACCTCATTTTTCGCCAAAGTCAAGATCTATTGCGGATCAATGCAAGCAACTTCATTTTCGAACCTTCGATATAGAATGCAGTCCCTTGTCTACATAGTTGCACAGTCAAAGTTGATTGCAATATTGATGTGTATCTCAAGAGCAGCAAAATCATAAGCTTCTGGGTTTTTGCACTTGCCTAGCTGATATAGTTCAAGCAAGAAAAAAACAT
Proteins encoded:
- the LOC123097459 gene encoding uncharacterized protein isoform X2, yielding MRTKICSQTMLQILNRLFKQFTMSGKQELMVYGGLYLRGLTVTEVDWDMSKAVEYDNFIECCLTVKVFSIIILQKEIDYSLVRYCYVRLTFLLGSILPRPAGTVSLMDDDDLIVKGLPQLSAICVTISRRYMLEEAIKRIGGTIHAFKLTDDDDTTGMASVKINLQPHSKSMLPTQ
- the LOC123097459 gene encoding uncharacterized protein isoform X1, whose amino-acid sequence is MRTKICSQTMLQILNRCRLFKQFTMSGKQELMVYGGLYLRGLTVTEVDWDMSKAVEYDNFIECCLTVKVFSIIILQKEIDYSLVRYCYVRLTFLLGSILPRPAGTVSLMDDDDLIVKGLPQLSAICVTISRRYMLEEAIKRIGGTIHAFKLTDDDDTTGMASVKINLQPHSKSMLPTQ